A window from Streptomyces sp. NBC_00271 encodes these proteins:
- the uvrB gene encoding excinuclease ABC subunit UvrB: MRPVSKIERSVAPFEVVSSYQPSGDQPAAIADLEKRIRAGEKDVVLLGATGTGKSATTAWMIEKLQRPTLVMAPNKTLAAQLANEFRELLPNNAVEYFVSYYDYYQPEAYVPQSDTYIEKDSSINEEVERLRHSATNSLLTRRDVVVVASVSCIYGLGTPQEYVDRMVSLKVGDEIDRDDLLRRFVDIQYTRNDVAFARGTFRVRGDTIEIFPVYEELAVRIEMFGDEIEALSTLHPLTGEVISDDNQVYVFPASHYVAGPERMERAVNDIEKELGERLAELEKQGKLLEAQRLRMRTTYDLEMLRQIGSCSGVENYSMHFDGREPGSPPNTLIDYFPDDFLLVLDESHVTVPQIGAMYEGDASRKRTLVDHGFRLPSALDNRPLKWEEFQQRIGQTVYLSATPGKYELSRGDGFVEQIIRPTGLIDPEVVVKPTEGQIDDLVHEIRKRTEKDERVLVTTLTKKMAEDLTDYFLELGIQVRYLHSDVDTLRRVELLRELRSGEFDVLVGINLLREGLDLPEVSLVSILDADKEGFLRSGTSLIQTIGRAARNVSGQVHMYADRITPAMEKAIEETNRRREKQVAYNEERGIDPQPLRKKINDIVAQIAREDIDTEQLLGSGYRKGKDGKGAKAPVPSLGGKAAKSAKGKAKETVPTDRPAAELTEQIEEMTERMRAAAADLQFEIAARLRDEVSEMKKELRQMKEAGLA; encoded by the coding sequence ATGCGGCCCGTATCAAAGATCGAACGTTCGGTGGCGCCCTTCGAGGTCGTCAGTTCCTACCAGCCGAGCGGTGACCAGCCGGCGGCCATCGCCGACCTGGAAAAGCGCATCCGCGCGGGTGAGAAGGATGTCGTCTTGCTGGGCGCGACCGGCACCGGCAAGTCCGCCACCACCGCGTGGATGATCGAGAAGCTCCAGCGCCCCACGCTCGTCATGGCACCGAACAAGACGCTGGCCGCCCAGCTGGCCAACGAGTTCCGCGAGCTGCTGCCGAACAACGCGGTCGAGTACTTCGTCTCGTACTACGACTACTACCAGCCCGAGGCCTACGTTCCGCAGTCGGACACCTACATCGAGAAGGACTCCTCGATCAACGAGGAGGTCGAGCGCCTGCGCCACTCCGCGACCAACTCGCTGCTCACCCGCCGCGACGTCGTGGTGGTCGCCTCGGTCTCCTGCATCTACGGCCTCGGCACGCCGCAGGAGTACGTCGACCGGATGGTCAGCCTCAAGGTCGGCGACGAGATCGACCGCGACGACCTGCTGCGCCGCTTCGTCGACATCCAGTACACGCGCAACGACGTGGCGTTCGCCCGCGGCACCTTCCGGGTCCGCGGCGACACCATCGAGATCTTCCCGGTCTACGAGGAGCTCGCCGTCCGCATCGAGATGTTCGGCGACGAGATCGAGGCACTCTCCACGCTGCACCCGCTCACCGGGGAGGTCATCAGCGACGACAACCAGGTCTACGTCTTCCCGGCGTCCCACTACGTGGCCGGCCCCGAGCGCATGGAGCGCGCGGTCAACGACATCGAGAAGGAACTGGGTGAGCGCCTCGCCGAGCTGGAGAAGCAGGGCAAGCTCCTGGAGGCCCAGCGCCTGCGCATGCGTACGACGTACGACCTGGAGATGCTCCGCCAGATCGGCTCCTGCTCCGGCGTCGAGAACTACTCGATGCACTTCGACGGCCGCGAACCCGGCTCCCCGCCGAACACGCTGATCGACTACTTCCCGGACGACTTCCTGCTCGTCCTCGACGAGTCGCACGTCACGGTCCCGCAGATCGGTGCCATGTACGAGGGCGACGCCTCCCGCAAGCGCACCCTCGTGGACCACGGCTTCCGGCTGCCCTCCGCGCTGGACAACCGTCCCCTGAAATGGGAGGAGTTCCAGCAGCGCATCGGGCAGACCGTCTATCTGTCGGCGACCCCGGGGAAGTACGAACTCTCGCGCGGTGACGGCTTCGTCGAGCAGATCATCCGCCCCACCGGCCTCATCGACCCCGAGGTCGTCGTCAAGCCCACCGAGGGCCAGATCGACGACCTGGTGCACGAGATCCGTAAGCGCACCGAGAAGGACGAGCGCGTCCTGGTCACCACCCTCACCAAGAAGATGGCCGAGGACCTCACCGACTACTTCCTGGAGCTCGGCATCCAGGTGCGCTATCTGCACAGCGACGTCGACACCCTGCGCCGTGTCGAGCTGCTGCGCGAGCTGCGCTCGGGCGAGTTCGACGTCCTGGTCGGCATCAACCTGCTGCGCGAGGGCCTCGACCTGCCCGAGGTCTCCCTGGTGTCGATCCTCGACGCCGACAAGGAGGGCTTCCTGCGGTCGGGCACCTCGCTGATCCAGACCATCGGCCGCGCGGCGCGCAATGTCTCCGGCCAGGTCCACATGTACGCCGACCGGATCACCCCGGCGATGGAGAAGGCCATCGAGGAGACCAACCGCCGCCGGGAGAAGCAGGTCGCCTACAACGAGGAGAGGGGCATCGACCCGCAGCCCCTCCGCAAGAAGATCAACGACATCGTGGCCCAGATCGCCCGCGAGGACATCGACACGGAGCAGTTGCTCGGCTCCGGATACCGCAAGGGCAAGGACGGCAAGGGAGCCAAGGCCCCCGTGCCCTCGCTCGGCGGCAAGGCGGCCAAGTCCGCCAAGGGCAAGGCCAAGGAGACGGTGCCGACCGACCGCCCCGCGGCCGAACTCACTGAGCAGATCGAGGAGATGACGGAGCGGATGCGGGCCGCCGCGGCCGACCTCCAGTTCGAGATCGCGGCACGGCTGCGCGACGAGGTGTCGGAGATGAAGAAGGAACTGCGCCAGATGAAGGAGGCGGGCCTCGCCTGA